One genomic window of Pseudomonas sp. LFM046 includes the following:
- a CDS encoding 3-(methylthio)propionyl-CoA ligase produces the protein MHGQMMTLPLIVSSLLEHAERYHGDTEIVSRTVEGTLHRYTYAQAHLRAKKAANALKKLGVQQGDRVGTLAWNGYRHFELYYAISGMGAITHTINPRLFPEQISWIVNDAEDCVVFFDLSFASLVESIATACPSVKYWVAMTDRAHMPALGIPNLLCYEDLLAEESDEFAWPQLDEHSAAALCYTSGTTGNPKGVLYSHRSTLLHALSSSLPDALALSGRDVIAPVVPMFHVNAWGLPYSAPLAGAKLVFPGAGLDGESIFELFESEGVTFSAGVPTVWLSLLQYMQKSGKKLSSVKRMVVGGAACPPALMQNYKKAFGIKIQHAWGMTEMSPMGTVSTLKASHLKLNDEERFAIEVKQGRPPFGIDLKIVNDDGDPLPRDGKTSGALMVRGHWVIDQYFRKGESPLVDGWFPTGDVATLDQDGFMQITDRSKDVIKSGGEWISSIELENIAMAHPAVAEAAALGMAHPKWDERPLLVVVKKADQGVSREEILAQYPGKVARFCIPDDVVFVDEIPHTATGKVSKVQLREQLREYRWPTANPVQA, from the coding sequence ATGCACGGCCAAATGATGACGCTGCCGCTAATCGTCTCTTCGCTGCTGGAACATGCAGAGCGCTATCACGGCGACACCGAGATCGTCTCCCGCACGGTCGAAGGTACGCTTCACCGTTATACCTATGCCCAAGCGCATCTGCGTGCCAAGAAAGCGGCCAATGCCCTGAAGAAGCTCGGCGTTCAACAGGGCGATCGCGTCGGCACCCTGGCGTGGAACGGCTATCGCCATTTCGAGCTGTACTACGCAATCTCCGGCATGGGGGCGATCACCCATACCATCAATCCGCGCCTGTTCCCGGAACAGATCAGCTGGATCGTGAACGATGCCGAAGACTGCGTCGTGTTCTTCGACCTGAGCTTTGCATCGCTGGTCGAGTCCATTGCAACTGCATGCCCCAGCGTGAAGTACTGGGTCGCGATGACCGACCGTGCGCACATGCCGGCCCTGGGTATCCCGAACCTGCTCTGCTACGAAGACCTGCTGGCCGAAGAGTCGGACGAATTTGCCTGGCCGCAGCTCGATGAACACTCGGCGGCCGCCCTTTGCTACACCTCGGGGACCACGGGCAATCCCAAAGGCGTGCTCTATTCCCATCGCTCTACCCTGCTGCACGCCCTGTCCAGCTCACTGCCGGACGCCCTGGCCCTTTCCGGTCGTGACGTGATCGCACCCGTGGTGCCCATGTTCCACGTCAACGCCTGGGGCCTGCCGTACTCGGCACCCCTGGCTGGCGCCAAGCTGGTGTTTCCGGGGGCTGGCCTGGATGGCGAAAGCATCTTCGAGCTGTTCGAAAGCGAGGGCGTAACCTTTTCCGCCGGCGTGCCAACCGTGTGGCTCAGCCTGTTGCAGTACATGCAGAAAAGCGGCAAGAAGCTTTCGAGCGTCAAGCGCATGGTTGTCGGTGGCGCGGCGTGCCCCCCGGCGCTGATGCAGAACTACAAGAAAGCCTTCGGCATCAAGATTCAACATGCCTGGGGCATGACGGAAATGTCGCCGATGGGCACCGTCAGTACGCTCAAGGCATCGCACCTCAAGCTGAATGACGAAGAGCGCTTCGCCATCGAGGTCAAGCAGGGACGGCCACCCTTCGGCATCGACCTGAAGATCGTCAATGACGACGGCGACCCCCTGCCCCGCGACGGCAAGACTTCAGGTGCGCTGATGGTCCGTGGCCACTGGGTGATCGACCAGTACTTCCGCAAGGGTGAAAGCCCGCTGGTGGACGGCTGGTTCCCCACGGGCGATGTGGCCACCCTGGACCAGGACGGCTTCATGCAGATCACCGACCGTTCCAAGGACGTGATCAAGTCCGGCGGCGAGTGGATCAGCTCCATCGAACTGGAAAACATCGCCATGGCCCATCCGGCAGTCGCCGAAGCCGCTGCACTGGGCATGGCCCATCCGAAATGGGATGAGCGTCCATTGCTGGTGGTCGTGAAGAAAGCGGACCAGGGCGTCAGCCGCGAGGAAATCCTGGCCCAGTATCCGGGCAAGGTCGCCAGGTTCTGCATTCCCGATGACGTGGTGTTCGTCGACGAAATTCCACACACCGCTACCGGCAAAGTCAGCAAGGTGCAGTTGCGTGAACAGCTGCGCGAGTACCGCTGGCCGACCGCCAACCCGGTCCAGGCCTGA
- a CDS encoding NAD(P)/FAD-dependent oxidoreductase, giving the protein MSNHHYDTLIIGAGLSGIGTACHMTEEFPGRSLAILERRKCIGGTWDLFRYPGIRSDSDMLSYGYKFRLWDSSKILADGASLRRYIQDTAAEYGIADKVHYGLKITGANWSSQQRLWQVTALHEPSGEIKHYSCNYLVCCTGYYNHDEGFLPEFPGEENFKGIRIHPQHWPEDLNYKGKKVVVIGSGATAATLIPAMADTAGHITMLQRSPSYVYSLPSVDKLTTALARIMPASWAKGLARKRNILMYRAAYIACRQWPRLMRSIILSHVRKQVGPNVDMRHFTPKYMPWDERLCAVPDGDLFKSLRSGKASVETDHIERFTEKGILLKSGKELEADIIIAATGLKLQILGGMTLSIDGTPYPVGEQMTYKGVLLENLPNLAWIFGYTNISWTLKVSLAAKYLCRLFRHMEKNNFDVVTPYDHEHNALNDGIMNSMKSGYIQRDQHFLPRQGKSYPWHVFMHYGRDKKMLLKDAVEDSRLEFLPARQDAYKAQPSRVAG; this is encoded by the coding sequence ATGAGCAATCATCATTACGACACTTTGATTATTGGCGCAGGCCTGTCCGGAATTGGCACTGCCTGCCATATGACCGAAGAGTTTCCGGGAAGGAGCCTTGCCATCCTGGAGCGCCGCAAATGCATCGGTGGGACGTGGGATCTTTTCCGTTACCCGGGAATCCGCTCTGACTCGGACATGCTCAGCTACGGCTACAAGTTTCGCCTCTGGGACAGCTCCAAGATTCTCGCCGATGGCGCATCACTCCGCCGTTATATCCAGGACACAGCGGCGGAATATGGAATCGCCGATAAAGTCCATTACGGCCTCAAGATCACCGGCGCAAACTGGTCCAGCCAACAGCGCCTATGGCAAGTGACTGCCCTGCATGAACCCAGCGGCGAAATCAAACACTACAGTTGCAACTACCTTGTGTGCTGCACCGGTTATTACAACCACGATGAGGGTTTCCTCCCCGAGTTCCCGGGCGAAGAGAACTTCAAAGGCATCAGGATTCACCCGCAACACTGGCCTGAAGACCTGAACTACAAGGGCAAGAAAGTTGTAGTGATCGGTAGCGGTGCCACCGCAGCCACGCTGATTCCGGCCATGGCGGACACCGCCGGGCATATCACCATGCTGCAACGCTCCCCTTCCTATGTTTACTCACTGCCGTCGGTCGACAAGCTGACCACCGCACTGGCCCGCATCATGCCGGCAAGCTGGGCGAAAGGGCTGGCACGCAAGCGCAATATCCTGATGTACCGCGCCGCCTACATTGCGTGCCGGCAATGGCCGAGGCTGATGCGCTCAATCATCCTCTCCCATGTCCGCAAGCAAGTCGGCCCGAATGTCGACATGCGTCATTTCACCCCCAAGTACATGCCCTGGGACGAGCGTCTTTGTGCCGTACCCGATGGCGACCTGTTCAAGTCTCTGCGCAGCGGGAAAGCCTCCGTTGAGACCGACCACATTGAGCGTTTCACGGAGAAGGGAATTCTCTTGAAGTCCGGCAAGGAACTGGAGGCCGACATCATTATCGCGGCGACCGGACTCAAGCTGCAGATACTCGGTGGAATGACGCTGTCGATCGATGGCACCCCGTATCCGGTTGGCGAACAAATGACCTACAAGGGTGTATTGCTGGAAAACCTGCCTAACCTGGCGTGGATCTTCGGCTACACCAACATTTCCTGGACACTGAAAGTCAGCCTCGCAGCCAAGTATCTTTGCCGGTTGTTCCGGCATATGGAGAAAAACAACTTCGACGTCGTCACCCCATACGATCATGAACACAATGCACTGAATGACGGAATCATGAACTCCATGAAGTCCGGATACATTCAACGCGATCAACACTTCCTCCCGCGCCAGGGTAAGTCCTACCCCTGGCATGTGTTCATGCATTACGGCCGAGACAAGAAGATGTTGTTGAAAGACGCAGTCGAAGACAGCCGCCTGGAGTTTCTGCCTGCCAGGCAGGATGCATACAAAGCACAACCTTCGCGAGTTGCCGGTTGA
- a CDS encoding c-type cytochrome — protein sequence MMKRVLLIGAAVMVAGLTTAAAVVGPEMLAGYRFMDAVDRYYIAYEANGGAWPQIQDSCALCHGVNGQPRDAQYAALAGQPAPYIEAQLHAFAEGRRHSAQMGPLAANLSDTQIKALADYFSRQTPDTTEAPEPDDALAKRGQAVVAAKGCIACHGENLSGGPLGPRIAGQGADYLSDQLQAFKQGQRQDPSQVMNAMAGSLSDEELQATVHYLSGLAPAQSHSAH from the coding sequence ATGATGAAACGAGTCCTTCTTATCGGCGCCGCCGTCATGGTGGCGGGCCTGACGACAGCGGCAGCCGTTGTCGGTCCGGAAATGCTGGCGGGTTATCGGTTCATGGACGCCGTGGACCGGTACTACATCGCCTACGAGGCCAATGGCGGCGCCTGGCCGCAGATCCAGGACTCCTGCGCGCTCTGCCATGGCGTCAACGGCCAGCCACGGGATGCGCAGTACGCCGCCCTTGCCGGTCAGCCGGCGCCCTATATCGAGGCGCAGTTGCACGCCTTTGCCGAAGGCCGTCGCCACAGCGCGCAGATGGGGCCGCTGGCGGCGAACCTGAGCGATACGCAGATCAAGGCACTGGCGGACTACTTCTCCCGCCAGACACCGGATACGACTGAGGCACCCGAGCCGGACGACGCCCTGGCGAAGCGTGGGCAGGCGGTTGTTGCGGCCAAGGGATGTATTGCGTGCCATGGCGAGAACCTCTCCGGCGGCCCCCTCGGCCCCCGCATCGCCGGACAAGGCGCGGACTACCTGTCCGACCAGTTGCAGGCCTTCAAACAAGGCCAGCGTCAGGACCCCAGCCAGGTCATGAACGCCATGGCCGGCTCGCTTTCGGATGAGGAACTCCAGGCCACGGTTCACTACCTCTCCGGCCTGGCGCCAGCGCAGTCTCACAGCGCCCACTGA
- a CDS encoding FAD-dependent oxidoreductase: MASENHDLSLTARRRRLLLQAIGSATLVGGIALSGRATAQVLRAGQADVLDVVIIGAGLAGLTAARDLQRAGCESLAVLEARDRVGGRTYNHDLGNGVVSEAGGQWIGPGQTSIFDLARELEVDTFPTYYQGKNVYLVGGAKYEEDLTSGQGASNPITEKLNELARGVPSKEPWTAADAAAIDQLSVGQWLAQQGVDNQARLSFDASIGLTTGTPPSNLALLHYLSLINSADCSMEKLEGFKGGAQETRFVGGSQILSIKMAEALGDKVKLSCPVRRIVGWDRDVVELHTDQGVIRARQVIAALHPALCNQIVFDPPLPDGRAQLQRLWPSHAPMRKTVHVYKRPFWREQGLNGQITQADGPLILSYDNSPPDGSVGVLAAFVRTAQLPHDPKRAESTLSAIYAQVLGDEALHPTQYHDHDWGKVDPWTLTCVGSIPPGFLTRWGQYLKPPVGRLIWSGTETADLWASGMDGAVRSGHRAALEALQALVKAGRSA, encoded by the coding sequence ATGGCATCTGAAAACCATGATTTATCGCTGACCGCACGCCGGCGGCGCCTGCTTCTTCAGGCAATTGGAAGCGCGACCCTGGTGGGCGGAATAGCGCTCAGCGGACGAGCCACGGCCCAGGTACTGCGGGCAGGACAGGCAGACGTCCTGGACGTGGTCATCATCGGCGCTGGGCTGGCCGGCCTGACGGCCGCACGGGACCTGCAGCGAGCCGGCTGCGAATCCCTCGCCGTGCTGGAAGCCCGAGACCGGGTGGGTGGCCGCACCTACAACCACGACCTGGGCAACGGGGTCGTCTCGGAAGCCGGCGGCCAATGGATCGGCCCTGGCCAGACCTCCATCTTCGACCTGGCCCGCGAGCTCGAGGTCGACACCTTCCCCACCTACTACCAGGGCAAGAACGTGTATCTGGTGGGTGGCGCCAAGTATGAGGAAGACCTCACCAGCGGCCAGGGCGCCAGCAACCCGATCACAGAAAAGCTCAATGAATTGGCGCGGGGCGTTCCCAGCAAGGAGCCCTGGACGGCGGCGGATGCGGCGGCCATCGACCAACTCTCGGTGGGCCAGTGGCTGGCGCAGCAGGGGGTCGACAATCAGGCCAGGCTCAGCTTCGATGCGTCCATCGGACTGACCACCGGCACGCCCCCTTCGAACCTGGCGTTGTTGCACTACCTCTCCCTCATCAACTCCGCTGACTGCAGCATGGAGAAGCTCGAGGGGTTCAAGGGCGGCGCCCAGGAGACCCGCTTCGTCGGCGGCTCCCAGATTCTCAGCATCAAGATGGCGGAGGCCCTGGGCGACAAGGTCAAATTGTCGTGCCCGGTGCGCAGGATCGTCGGCTGGGATCGCGACGTCGTCGAACTCCATACCGACCAGGGCGTCATTCGCGCCCGCCAGGTCATCGCCGCGCTGCACCCGGCGCTGTGCAACCAGATCGTTTTCGACCCGCCGCTTCCCGACGGACGTGCGCAGTTGCAACGCCTCTGGCCTTCCCACGCCCCCATGCGCAAGACCGTGCATGTCTATAAGCGCCCGTTCTGGCGGGAACAGGGCCTGAACGGCCAGATCACGCAAGCCGACGGACCGCTGATCCTCTCCTACGACAACTCGCCCCCGGATGGCAGCGTCGGTGTCCTCGCCGCTTTCGTCAGGACCGCACAGCTGCCCCACGATCCCAAGCGCGCCGAGAGCACCCTGTCGGCTATCTACGCGCAGGTACTGGGCGACGAAGCGCTGCACCCCACCCAGTACCACGACCATGACTGGGGCAAGGTCGATCCCTGGACCCTGACTTGCGTCGGCTCCATACCACCCGGCTTCCTGACCCGCTGGGGCCAGTACCTGAAGCCCCCGGTCGGTCGCCTGATCTGGTCCGGCACTGAAACGGCCGATCTCTGGGCCAGCGGCATGGACGGTGCCGTGCGCTCCGGCCACCGGGCAGCACTCGAGGCCCTCCAGGCGCTGGTAAAAGCCGGGAGGAGCGCATGA
- a CDS encoding extracellular solute-binding protein, which translates to MKVHNWADYIAPDVLRDFERDTGIRVEYSQFATAAELEADLASGKRFDVIVPTDFQLERLIKENQLLELDVADLPNRAEVSDELLAKLTSKGRADQYVAPYMWGTVGLVVNERAASQALQAPVANSWSVLFDPASAGKLKACGAVLHNEPEQTLSLYLNYRGKNLRTQSARGIDKATREIGDLGVPLGPKAFTDLVSQLSEGRICAAITWNGIAAMANDKGALRFSIPLEGGLMFIDSLAIPRNAPNREAAYRFIDYMLQPGIAARNATATHFIPSFDLDLERNRQLLPDLAIPSQEERRRLFFLERQSDSQKRAIDAAWSHLAADKPE; encoded by the coding sequence GTGAAGGTGCACAACTGGGCGGATTACATCGCCCCGGACGTGCTCCGTGATTTCGAGCGGGATACCGGCATCAGGGTCGAGTACAGCCAGTTCGCGACAGCGGCGGAACTGGAGGCGGACCTGGCCTCCGGCAAGCGCTTCGACGTCATCGTCCCCACTGATTTCCAGCTTGAGCGCCTGATCAAGGAAAACCAGCTTCTCGAGCTGGACGTGGCTGATCTGCCGAACCGGGCCGAAGTGAGCGACGAGCTGCTGGCCAAACTGACCTCCAAGGGCCGGGCCGACCAGTACGTTGCGCCCTACATGTGGGGCACCGTGGGCCTCGTCGTCAATGAGCGCGCAGCGTCTCAGGCACTGCAGGCGCCCGTCGCGAACAGCTGGAGCGTCCTCTTCGACCCGGCCAGTGCAGGCAAGCTGAAAGCTTGTGGCGCGGTCTTGCACAACGAGCCGGAACAGACCCTTTCCCTGTACCTGAACTACCGCGGCAAGAACCTCCGCACCCAGAGCGCCCGTGGCATCGACAAGGCGACTCGCGAAATCGGCGATCTGGGGGTCCCCCTTGGCCCGAAAGCCTTCACGGACCTCGTTTCCCAGCTTTCCGAAGGCCGGATATGCGCGGCCATCACCTGGAACGGCATTGCCGCCATGGCCAACGACAAGGGCGCGCTCCGCTTCAGCATTCCCCTTGAAGGCGGGCTGATGTTCATCGACAGCCTGGCCATTCCCCGCAATGCCCCGAACCGCGAAGCGGCCTACCGCTTCATCGACTACATGCTGCAACCTGGCATTGCGGCGCGAAACGCCACGGCGACCCACTTCATCCCCAGCTTCGACCTGGATCTCGAACGCAATCGACAACTGCTTCCCGACCTGGCCATCCCGAGCCAGGAAGAACGCAGGCGTCTGTTCTTCCTGGAGCGGCAGTCCGATTCCCAGAAACGCGCGATAGACGCCGCCTGGTCTCATCTGGCTGCGGACAAGCCGGAGTAA
- a CDS encoding TetR/AcrR family transcriptional regulator produces the protein MPDAKTRPQSGTQRASDNESEPAVRRGRPVGDHNAKRAELLAAAITVIAQEGYAGASMRKVAQHAGCTTGAVTYYFANKEEMVSEVAQNLFDRVDTLLEINREQIDIMALVQQWLDWISSDEPSNWLAWLQLLTHARHEPAFAGVIKQRYARFREVFTSVLEDGQRQGKIRDDIAADLLADQVSAISDGWLMMLPIEPERFSAERGQALLEALITLISPPKASKRSSKAKATAQ, from the coding sequence ATGCCTGACGCCAAGACCCGCCCCCAATCCGGAACCCAGCGCGCGAGCGATAACGAGTCCGAACCCGCCGTACGCAGGGGCCGGCCTGTCGGTGACCACAATGCCAAGCGAGCCGAGTTGCTGGCGGCGGCGATCACAGTGATCGCCCAGGAAGGTTATGCCGGTGCCTCGATGCGCAAGGTGGCGCAGCACGCCGGGTGCACCACGGGCGCGGTGACCTACTACTTCGCCAACAAGGAAGAAATGGTCAGCGAGGTCGCCCAGAATCTGTTCGACAGGGTCGACACGCTCCTGGAAATCAATCGCGAGCAGATCGACATCATGGCGCTCGTCCAGCAGTGGCTGGATTGGATCAGTTCCGACGAACCGAGCAACTGGCTGGCCTGGCTGCAACTGCTCACGCACGCTCGTCACGAGCCGGCGTTCGCCGGCGTCATCAAGCAACGCTACGCCCGGTTTCGCGAGGTCTTCACCTCGGTCCTGGAGGATGGGCAGCGCCAGGGCAAGATCCGCGACGATATCGCCGCCGACCTGCTGGCCGACCAGGTGAGCGCCATCAGCGATGGCTGGCTGATGATGCTGCCGATCGAACCCGAGCGTTTCAGCGCGGAACGTGGGCAGGCGCTGCTCGAAGCGCTGATCACCCTGATTTCCCCACCGAAGGCCTCCAAGCGCTCGTCCAAAGCCAAGGCCACCGCACAGTAA
- a CDS encoding EthD family reductase translates to MATLTVSYPLAAGSTFDRDYYLSTHLPLAQAAWGEFGLQSAEVLFPAAAPQPLAGMVILRFADQTGIDAALASPMTREVISDVPNFTNIAPVIFRADD, encoded by the coding sequence ATGGCTACCCTGACCGTAAGCTACCCCCTGGCCGCCGGCTCGACCTTCGACCGGGATTACTACCTGTCCACCCACCTACCACTGGCCCAGGCCGCGTGGGGCGAGTTCGGCCTGCAATCGGCGGAGGTCCTGTTTCCCGCTGCCGCCCCCCAGCCCCTGGCCGGCATGGTGATCCTGCGTTTCGCCGACCAGACCGGAATCGATGCCGCCCTGGCCTCCCCGATGACGCGCGAGGTGATCAGCGACGTGCCAAACTTCACCAACATCGCACCGGTGATCTTCCGCGCGGACGACTGA
- a CDS encoding RidA family protein, with translation MNAQNLKRQSINPPPTQVFYDNFHFSQATRVGDMIWVSGQVGIDAAMTPGKDMEEQAQLAFQALKSVLEAAGASLADVVELMTFHTDLRGDMPAFTQVKDHYFPDRYPSWTAVGISQLALPELRVEIRAIAVAGCGDA, from the coding sequence ATGAATGCCCAGAATCTCAAGCGACAGTCCATCAATCCGCCGCCGACCCAGGTGTTCTACGACAACTTCCACTTCTCCCAGGCCACCCGCGTGGGCGACATGATCTGGGTCTCCGGCCAGGTGGGGATCGACGCCGCGATGACGCCGGGCAAGGACATGGAGGAGCAAGCGCAGTTGGCCTTCCAGGCCCTGAAGTCCGTCCTCGAAGCAGCCGGCGCCAGCCTGGCCGATGTGGTCGAGCTGATGACCTTCCACACCGACCTCCGGGGCGACATGCCGGCCTTCACCCAGGTCAAGGACCACTACTTCCCCGACCGCTATCCCTCCTGGACCGCCGTCGGCATCTCGCAACTCGCCCTTCCCGAACTGCGCGTGGAGATCCGCGCCATAGCCGTCGCCGGATGCGGCGACGCCTGA
- a CDS encoding phytanoyl-CoA dioxygenase family protein codes for MNDALRKAFLEDGTVLIKGLLNEEQLTRCRDAYDWAVENHGPHATRMFNGTEQQSHVDNANPLAKERLEELVSSLPFGQLFADLWGSENVWYFAEEVFLKAGGHGARTLWHQDTSYLPWAGHHWGNAWISFESVPRKNALEIVRGSHRGPRYDGTTFRDPNDPTQPLHGGDALPRLPDVEAERRMNPGAYEILSWATEPGDVVLLHPGSLHGGAPVDADFPDRHTFVFRFFGDDATFHPLPEHSDSGYPRQGVLFSEQLSTLNAGEPFRHPTFRQLV; via the coding sequence ATGAACGACGCACTACGCAAGGCGTTTCTGGAAGACGGGACGGTCCTGATCAAAGGCCTGCTGAACGAGGAGCAGCTGACACGGTGCCGCGATGCGTACGACTGGGCCGTGGAAAACCACGGCCCCCACGCTACCCGGATGTTCAATGGAACCGAGCAGCAGTCCCACGTCGACAACGCCAATCCGCTGGCCAAGGAACGACTGGAAGAGCTGGTGTCCTCCCTGCCCTTCGGCCAGCTGTTCGCTGATCTCTGGGGTTCGGAGAACGTCTGGTACTTCGCCGAGGAAGTGTTCCTCAAGGCCGGCGGGCACGGCGCCCGCACGCTCTGGCACCAGGACACCTCCTACCTGCCCTGGGCCGGTCATCACTGGGGCAATGCCTGGATCAGCTTCGAGTCCGTTCCCCGGAAGAACGCGCTGGAGATCGTGCGTGGCTCCCATCGCGGCCCGCGCTACGACGGCACCACGTTCCGCGACCCCAATGACCCGACTCAGCCCCTGCATGGCGGTGACGCCCTGCCCCGCCTGCCCGATGTCGAAGCCGAGCGCCGGATGAACCCCGGCGCCTACGAGATCCTGTCCTGGGCCACCGAGCCCGGGGACGTGGTGCTGCTGCACCCCGGCTCGCTCCACGGCGGAGCACCGGTCGACGCAGATTTCCCGGATCGCCACACCTTCGTCTTCCGCTTCTTCGGCGACGACGCCACCTTCCATCCGCTGCCGGAGCACAGCGATTCGGGCTATCCGAGGCAAGGCGTCCTGTTCAGCGAGCAACTCTCGACCCTGAACGCCGGCGAACCTTTCCGCCACCCAACCTTCCGCCAACTCGTCTGA
- a CDS encoding DUF882 domain-containing protein, translating to MAASTPGISRRQLLKAFAAFTALLVTGDAAAARIDVTLRRPQNIHARILNRDRYLRLERPASGEVASFCYFRKGKGWDMAGYRQGCRILRDVKYKSTVKINVKLFDLLFLIQAWLRINKLPTRILVNSGYRTPQHNATLEGAARHSLHIRGMAADIRIPGVSVERLGKLVRGIGAGGVGFYPSKGFIHVDVGRVRTWRVAELLEPGQEEWALAVLDGDEGYS from the coding sequence ATGGCTGCTTCCACCCCAGGCATATCACGACGCCAGTTGCTCAAGGCCTTCGCCGCCTTCACTGCGCTGCTGGTGACCGGTGATGCGGCCGCCGCCAGGATCGACGTGACCCTCCGGCGGCCCCAGAACATCCATGCCCGCATCCTCAATCGCGACCGCTACCTGCGCCTGGAGCGCCCTGCATCCGGCGAAGTCGCCAGCTTTTGCTATTTCCGCAAGGGCAAGGGCTGGGACATGGCCGGCTACCGCCAGGGCTGCCGCATCCTGCGAGACGTGAAGTACAAGTCCACGGTCAAGATCAACGTCAAGCTGTTCGACCTGCTCTTCCTGATCCAGGCGTGGTTGCGCATCAACAAGCTGCCCACGCGCATCCTCGTCAACAGCGGCTACCGCACCCCGCAACACAACGCCACGCTGGAGGGTGCCGCCAGGCATTCCCTGCATATCCGCGGCATGGCCGCCGACATCCGCATTCCTGGCGTGAGCGTCGAACGGCTGGGCAAGCTGGTCCGGGGCATCGGCGCCGGCGGTGTGGGCTTCTATCCCTCGAAGGGCTTCATCCACGTCGATGTAGGGCGCGTCCGAACCTGGCGCGTGGCCGAACTGCTGGAGCCCGGCCAGGAGGAATGGGCACTTGCCGTGCTGGATGGGGATGAGGGTTACAGCTAA
- a CDS encoding helix-turn-helix transcriptional regulator: protein MNTLGSRIAHYRKVKGLSQQALANECGWESQSRIGNYERDTREPSFDDLRRIAKALRVTLNDLLNPAMLIAESEEGRYEPEEKLSLRSRQVLDRLMQAASQGRLVEQDLLLLELIAQRLERPED from the coding sequence ATGAACACGCTTGGATCGCGCATCGCGCACTACCGAAAGGTGAAAGGACTCTCGCAGCAGGCCCTGGCCAATGAGTGTGGTTGGGAGTCCCAATCCCGCATCGGTAACTACGAAAGGGACACCCGGGAACCCTCGTTCGATGACCTGAGGCGAATCGCCAAGGCGTTGAGGGTGACGCTCAACGACCTGCTGAATCCCGCCATGCTGATTGCCGAATCCGAAGAAGGCCGTTACGAGCCTGAAGAGAAGCTCAGCCTTCGCTCGCGCCAGGTGCTGGACCGACTCATGCAGGCCGCCAGCCAGGGTCGCCTGGTGGAGCAGGACCTTCTCCTGCTGGAACTCATCGCCCAGCGCCTGGAACGCCCGGAAGACTGA